A genomic stretch from Synergistales bacterium includes:
- a CDS encoding TolC family protein: protein MTLTMLQPTGAQAAEELTLQRAVKIALLKNLDIQSAKQEQVKARGGLKVAEGALYPSLTLKGGYTRQKETAATPDEDVYNAGATVSFPLYQGGKLRAYLRQAYKADKLADSTVEATREEIIYAVYAGFYDILLQKANVATARDALAYAEDYLEEVKARRELGMATTLEVTRAEKLLVGSRQNLIAARNGREQRRIDLLKLLRLQGHPDTEIDGMLSLKPVECNLKRSLEYALDNRPDLEQLRMKAQIQEDQISVAKSNLKPQVTVAGTFQYDDPSLREGADKDSWYLSLNVEIPVYDSGVTEGRVTNETAKLEQARQAVEQKLDTIEAEVRTALLNIETARNAVAEAEKNLELARESLRLADVGYREGVGTQLDVLDARAELTEARTAYSAAVTEHNLALAQLRKAEGRMVAFAENRVTGKEKDNEQDGTQP from the coding sequence ATGACACTGACGATGCTCCAGCCCACGGGCGCACAGGCCGCAGAGGAGCTCACCCTCCAGAGGGCCGTCAAGATCGCCCTGCTCAAGAATCTGGACATCCAGTCGGCAAAGCAGGAGCAGGTGAAGGCCAGAGGAGGCCTCAAGGTCGCCGAAGGCGCCCTCTATCCCTCGTTGACCCTGAAGGGGGGCTATACCCGGCAGAAGGAGACCGCGGCCACCCCCGACGAGGACGTCTACAACGCCGGCGCCACCGTCTCCTTCCCCCTCTACCAGGGTGGCAAACTGCGGGCCTACCTCCGTCAGGCCTACAAGGCCGACAAGCTGGCCGACAGCACCGTGGAGGCGACCCGCGAAGAGATCATCTACGCCGTCTACGCAGGCTTCTACGACATCCTGCTCCAGAAAGCCAATGTGGCCACCGCCCGGGACGCCCTGGCCTACGCGGAGGACTACCTCGAGGAGGTCAAGGCCAGGCGTGAGCTGGGCATGGCCACCACCCTGGAGGTAACACGTGCGGAAAAGCTGCTGGTGGGCAGCCGGCAGAACCTCATCGCCGCTCGGAACGGCCGGGAACAGAGGCGGATCGATCTGCTGAAGCTCCTCCGCCTGCAGGGACACCCCGACACGGAAATCGACGGGATGCTCTCGCTCAAGCCGGTGGAGTGCAACCTCAAACGCTCCCTGGAGTACGCCCTGGACAACCGGCCCGACCTGGAGCAGCTCCGCATGAAAGCGCAGATCCAGGAGGACCAGATCAGCGTGGCGAAAAGCAACCTGAAACCCCAGGTCACCGTGGCGGGCACCTTTCAGTACGACGACCCGTCCCTGCGTGAAGGGGCCGACAAGGACAGCTGGTACCTCTCGCTCAACGTGGAGATCCCCGTCTACGACAGCGGCGTCACCGAAGGCAGGGTCACCAACGAAACGGCGAAACTCGAACAGGCGCGCCAGGCGGTGGAGCAGAAGCTGGACACCATCGAAGCGGAGGTACGGACCGCCCTGCTCAACATCGAGACCGCCAGGAACGCCGTGGCGGAAGCCGAAAAGAACCTGGAGCTGGCCCGGGAATCCCTGCGTCTCGCCGATGTGGGCTACCGGGAGGGTGTGGGCACCCAGCTGGATGTGCTGGACGCCCGAGCGGAGCTGACGGAGGCCCGGACAGCATACTCCGCCGCCGTGACGGAGCACAACCTCGCCCTGGCGCAACTCCGCAAGGCCGAAGG
- a CDS encoding TetR/AcrR family transcriptional regulator, whose amino-acid sequence MPELADKKKELLEELMKGTIYDAAWSLMKESGWESFSMGRLAERAGVSKGTIYNYFKDKRELLWFILDKGIEEVTATLDQLIASASSWREALEKALRYEMVQRERHAGVIVSIMHAIHQDRELQQRAQSSEFPVDRIRRRYRQILEGGVESGEFREISVDTLEMLCFSLLIGTAKIWNVGNGDVTSGSIADTVFSILQKGLYTERGTDGQ is encoded by the coding sequence ATGCCGGAGTTAGCGGACAAAAAGAAGGAACTCCTGGAAGAGCTCATGAAGGGGACCATCTACGACGCTGCCTGGTCGCTCATGAAAGAGAGCGGCTGGGAATCCTTTTCCATGGGGAGGCTGGCGGAACGGGCGGGCGTCTCCAAGGGGACGATCTACAACTACTTCAAGGACAAACGGGAGCTTCTCTGGTTCATTTTAGACAAAGGAATCGAGGAGGTCACCGCAACACTGGACCAGCTGATCGCCTCGGCCTCGAGCTGGCGGGAGGCGCTGGAAAAGGCCCTGCGGTACGAGATGGTCCAGCGCGAACGGCACGCCGGGGTCATCGTATCCATCATGCACGCGATCCACCAGGACAGGGAGCTGCAGCAACGCGCCCAGAGCTCGGAATTCCCCGTGGACCGGATCCGCAGGCGCTACAGACAGATTCTGGAAGGAGGAGTGGAGAGCGGCGAATTCCGGGAGATCTCCGTGGATACCCTGGAGATGCTCTGTTTCTCGCTCCTCATCGGAACGGCGAAGATCTGGAACGTCGGCAATGGGGACGTAACCTCCGGTTCCATAGCAGACACCGTGTTTTCCATCCTGCAGAAAGGTCTGTATACAGAAAGAGGGACTGACGGACAGTGA
- a CDS encoding efflux RND transporter permease subunit codes for MKITDKALQRPVTVLIAMIALILFGAFTLTKMNMARMPDIDFPAVAITTVLRGATPTVIDNDVTDVIEEEVNTISGIENLTSYSYEGRSVIAVEFQLGEDIDAAAADVRDKVNLAQANLPDDAEAPIIQKVNPMDSAIVTLAVTGDGSYQRKSDFVDNVAKPSLQTVRHVGNVDTPGFREREIRIWIDPTKLEARGLIVDDVKDAIRNKHVELPAGSIETERHEYDIRLEAEYDSAETLRELPIVARQGSVIRLEDVARVEDGYEDKDSIATYNGRETILLQVKKQRGANEVALAEGILEEVDRIRNQAPEGVSLQVISNTATFVKQSMGGVRNDLFLGVALCSLVMLIFLQTIRATFVTIVAIPVALLGSLLILHANGITINNLSMLGLSLSVGMVIDSTTVVLENIHRHMELGESPLSAASMGTSEVAFAVLAGVATTVAVFGPIATMGGIIGRIFYAFGVTVVTTILISLAVSLTLTPFLSSRLLRRDNPGALARIAEKLLGRLTAGYRWLLTVATRHRIVTMGVAIAVFATGIYLAGHLGTGFTPTEDRGDFFVEIELPNDSSTEECLRMARELSAVVRENPYVDYTFTTLGSGMGSEIYKGQINTYLIAKDKRPGYEEIMQQLRGSLAVYRNVDFTLGDFGGADVDLTLLGNDTYQLAAITDKMKEDLAKTGKLVDINTDVRLDKPRLDIDINRGLASDMNVNIRALAQEVQAYFGGVDVGVFKDRGNRYDIRLQAAGAFRDSPESLRNITIRNGKGQLVSTAGLVDAEMDTGPNMIPRYNRQRSITLSANTAQGVATGAGVALVQQTFRKYEPADGSVRVVSTGMSKIMRESFGYLIEAIVIAIILVYMVMAVQFESFLHPLTVMFALPLMTAGAFGALMVTRLDLDIMGMMGIILLIGIVVNNAILLVDFINQRRERGMGKLGAVLDAAPLRLRPILMTALSTSFGMLPIALGLSEGSEFRQPMAVAVIGGLITSTLLTLFVIPTAYLIVDDTVELAKRLPAKVFRKKGKNEQPETAQQRNEIPGRERSGGE; via the coding sequence GTGAAGATTACCGACAAGGCACTCCAGCGACCGGTCACCGTACTCATCGCCATGATCGCCCTCATCCTCTTCGGCGCCTTTACGCTGACGAAGATGAACATGGCCCGCATGCCCGACATCGACTTCCCCGCCGTGGCCATCACCACCGTCCTCCGGGGGGCCACGCCGACGGTCATCGACAACGACGTCACCGACGTGATCGAAGAGGAGGTCAACACCATCTCGGGGATCGAGAACCTCACCTCCTACAGCTACGAGGGCCGTTCGGTCATTGCGGTGGAGTTCCAGCTCGGCGAGGACATCGACGCAGCCGCCGCGGACGTGCGGGACAAGGTGAATCTGGCGCAAGCCAACCTTCCCGACGACGCGGAGGCACCCATCATCCAGAAGGTGAACCCCATGGACTCGGCGATCGTTACGCTGGCCGTCACCGGCGACGGCTCCTACCAAAGGAAGTCGGACTTCGTGGACAACGTGGCCAAACCGAGCCTCCAGACCGTACGGCATGTGGGGAACGTGGACACGCCGGGCTTCCGGGAGCGGGAGATCCGCATCTGGATCGACCCGACAAAACTGGAGGCCCGGGGACTCATTGTGGACGACGTCAAGGACGCCATCAGGAACAAGCATGTCGAGCTTCCGGCGGGGAGCATCGAGACGGAGCGGCACGAATACGACATCCGCCTCGAAGCGGAATACGACTCGGCGGAGACGCTGCGGGAGCTCCCCATCGTCGCCCGCCAGGGCAGCGTCATCCGTCTGGAGGACGTCGCCAGGGTGGAAGACGGCTACGAGGACAAGGACTCCATCGCCACCTACAACGGAAGGGAGACCATCCTCCTGCAGGTGAAAAAACAGCGCGGCGCCAACGAGGTGGCCCTTGCGGAGGGCATACTGGAAGAGGTGGACCGTATCAGGAACCAGGCCCCCGAAGGGGTCTCGCTGCAGGTGATCTCCAACACCGCAACCTTTGTCAAACAGTCCATGGGCGGTGTCCGCAACGACCTCTTTCTGGGGGTGGCGCTCTGCTCGCTGGTCATGCTGATCTTCCTGCAGACCATACGGGCCACCTTCGTCACCATCGTCGCCATTCCGGTGGCGCTCCTGGGCAGCCTGCTGATCCTCCACGCCAACGGGATCACCATCAACAACCTCAGCATGCTGGGTCTCTCCCTCTCGGTGGGGATGGTCATCGACAGCACCACGGTGGTGCTCGAAAACATCCACCGTCATATGGAGCTGGGGGAGTCACCTCTTTCGGCGGCCTCCATGGGGACCAGCGAGGTGGCCTTCGCCGTCCTGGCGGGCGTGGCCACCACGGTGGCCGTCTTCGGGCCCATCGCCACCATGGGGGGGATCATCGGGCGGATCTTCTACGCCTTCGGCGTTACGGTGGTCACCACGATTCTCATCTCCCTGGCCGTCTCGCTGACACTCACCCCCTTCCTCTCCTCCCGGCTGCTCCGGCGCGACAATCCCGGCGCCCTGGCGCGCATCGCCGAAAAGCTGCTGGGGAGGCTCACCGCCGGCTATCGGTGGCTCCTGACGGTGGCCACCAGACACCGGATCGTCACCATGGGGGTGGCCATCGCCGTCTTCGCCACGGGGATCTACCTGGCGGGCCACCTGGGGACAGGCTTCACCCCCACCGAGGACCGGGGCGACTTCTTCGTGGAGATCGAGCTGCCCAACGACAGCTCCACCGAGGAATGTCTCCGGATGGCCAGGGAGCTCTCCGCGGTCGTGCGGGAGAACCCCTACGTGGACTACACCTTCACCACCCTCGGTTCCGGCATGGGATCGGAGATCTACAAGGGACAGATCAACACCTATCTGATCGCCAAGGACAAGCGGCCCGGCTACGAAGAGATCATGCAGCAGCTCCGCGGCTCCCTGGCGGTCTACCGCAATGTGGACTTCACCCTGGGCGACTTCGGCGGCGCCGATGTAGACCTGACACTGCTGGGCAACGACACCTACCAGCTGGCCGCCATCACCGACAAGATGAAAGAGGACCTCGCCAAAACAGGGAAGCTGGTGGACATCAACACCGACGTCCGGCTGGACAAACCGCGGCTGGACATCGACATCAACCGGGGTCTGGCCAGCGACATGAACGTGAACATCCGGGCACTGGCCCAGGAGGTACAGGCCTACTTCGGCGGCGTGGATGTGGGGGTCTTCAAGGACCGGGGGAACCGCTACGACATCCGTTTGCAGGCGGCGGGGGCCTTCCGGGACAGCCCCGAGAGCCTGCGGAACATAACCATCCGCAATGGGAAGGGCCAACTGGTCAGCACAGCCGGTCTGGTGGATGCCGAGATGGACACGGGACCGAACATGATCCCCCGCTACAACAGACAGCGGTCCATCACCCTGTCGGCGAATACGGCCCAGGGGGTCGCCACGGGAGCGGGCGTCGCCCTGGTCCAGCAGACCTTCCGGAAGTACGAACCCGCCGACGGGAGCGTACGGGTCGTCTCCACCGGCATGTCAAAGATTATGAGAGAGAGCTTCGGCTATCTCATCGAAGCCATCGTGATCGCCATTATCCTGGTCTACATGGTGATGGCCGTGCAGTTCGAGTCCTTCCTGCATCCGCTGACCGTCATGTTCGCCCTGCCGCTGATGACGGCAGGAGCCTTCGGGGCGCTGATGGTCACCCGCCTGGACCTGGACATCATGGGGATGATGGGCATCATCCTGCTGATCGGCATCGTGGTGAACAACGCCATTTTGCTGGTGGACTTCATCAACCAGCGACGGGAACGGGGCATGGGCAAACTCGGGGCCGTTCTGGACGCCGCTCCGCTCCGCCTCCGCCCCATTCTGATGACAGCGCTTTCCACCAGCTTCGGCATGCTGCCCATCGCCCTGGGACTGAGCGAAGGCTCGGAGTTCCGGCAGCCCATGGCCGTAGCGGTCATCGGCGGGCTGATCACCTCCACGCTTCTGACGCTCTTTGTCATCCCCACCGCCTACCTCATTGTGGATGATACGGTGGAGCTGGCCAAGCGTCTGCCGGCGAAGGTCTTCAGAAAAAAAGGAAAGAACGAACAACCGGAAACAGCGCAGCAGCGGAACGAGATACCGGGCAGAGAACGCTCAGGGGGGGAATAG